Within Chitinispirillales bacterium, the genomic segment TGTCGCCGACGAAAAGGAATACGGATACTTCATAGATTTTGAATTCGGTATTACCGGACTTCTGAATAAAGCTCGTATTGCCAGTGAAAAAGGTAAAAAAGACGGTATTTGGAAAAAAGGCGAGGAAGTTGAAGTAACGATTCAATTTGTCGATGTAGAAGAAAGAAAAATTGTACTTTCCTATGGCGAAGCGGAATTTGTTCCCGCTCAGATTTTCGAACAAACGAAAAAGAAAAAGGAGAAGTCGTCCAAATCGTCAAAATTGCCGGCAGTCAGTTACGATACTGCGCGGCAAAGTATAGACGAAACAAGCGAATTTGCAAATTTACTTAAAAACGCGCTTACGCTTAAAAATAAATTAAAGAAATAAAAAGGAAAAACTTTACGCTTTAATCGCTTCCGCCGGACATGCGCTTTCGCAAGCGCCGCAGTCGGAACATTTGTCCGCGTCAATTTCGTATTTTCCTTGTCCTTCGCTAATCGCTTCAAGCGGGCATTCAGATACACAAGCGCCGCATGATAAACATTCATCGGTAATAGTATGAGCCATAAATCAAACTCCTTAATATAGATATAAAACAATATTAGAAATATATAATTTATTATTTCGTTTTGTCAAGTACTTAGTTGTAAATATTCGGTTTTATTCTTGATTTTATTATATTGAAAAAAATTCTTATTAAGGAAAATTTTACTCTGTGTTATTTGTTAAAGTATGCGGAATTTTTTGTGAAATCTCGTTTAACGGCGGATTATTATTTGTTGGCACAGATTTTGAAAGTTAAATATTAAAGGACAAAAATGGGGAAGGAGTCCGTTATGAATAATACAATCAATAATCAATCAAAAGGAGTAGAGTACTCCAATCTTTACAGAAATTTGCATAAAGAAGTTTCTGAACAGAATATAAAAACGGCGCGATTGCCGCAAGATTCGCTTTTAAATTATATTGACAGGCAAAAAAATGATAAAGTCGAATTAAAATATGACTTATTCGTCAATAACGATAATGATTCGGAAATAGAAAAGCTGAACAAAGGCAGCGCCGCCGCGGTCTTAAATATTCTTGTCGGCGCTATTAAACAAGGTTCCGGCGCTGCGTATGACACACAAAATAAATTGCTTGCCAATCGAATTATGGCGCTTTTAAAATCGTAAAAATGGCTTCCTTGAAATAAATCCATCCTAAAAATATGTCGGATTTTAATTAGTCCGGCATATTTTTTATGCCTGATTTCAAAACGTCTGTCATTGAAAAACACTGTCCGCCGCCTAACGGTTTTAAATTATTAGCAAGAAATAATGTTGCGTCAACGGTTCCTTCCGCATAAATATTTCTTCCGCAAACGTTGTGTTTAAATTCAAAAGCGACGGTTTTGTCTTCGGATTCTAATCGGTACGTGTGAAATGCGTGTCCCAAAAGATAATTTTGTGGAACGCCAAAGTTTATCTGTTCTTCTTCTCTGCGTATTTTTTGTATATCGTCGTAAGAAATTTGAGCGACGCCCATTTTGTTGAACGTATCGACTATCGCTTTTGCCGTTCCCGAAGTGTCCGCTTTGGTTTTTTGGTGGCTTTCAGCGACCGAGAGTTTGTAATTCTTGTATAAATCTGGAAAGTCGCTTTGCATTTTTTCAAACATAAGCTGTAACGCGGCAATTTGTTTTGCCATATTCGGGGCTATTACGCAAGATAATTTCGCCGTATCGACGTCTTCTTTCAATTTTTTTCGATCGCCGCCCGTTGTTCCCATTACAAACGGCAGGTCGTGCGCAATATAAAATTCTGCGTTTGAATTTACAGAAGACGGGTGAGTATAATCGACCGAAATAAACGGCGCAAATTCACTTTTTATTTTTTCAATAACATTTTTACGATCGTTCGGAAGTATCAATTTTATGTCTTTGCTTCCGATTTTTATTTCTTTTTCCGTAATATCCGGACCGGTTAAAGAATAAGGTATTATTTCAAGTCCTCTTTTTTGCGCAATTATTGCAAATTCTTTCGCCATGTTTCCGGGTAATCCGTTTACCATTACTTTGACAGACATTTGTTAATTCTTTCTTTATTCGTTAAAAAATTCCGCGTCCGATATTTCTTCCCGCGGTTCCGGGCTGATTTCCGTTTTTAATTTTTCTTCGTTAAGCAGTTCTAATTTTGTAGTTTTTATAATGTGCGGAGTTACGAAAATAACAAGGTCGCGTTTATCGTTAATCTTTGAATGCTTTTTGAAAAAATACCCCAAGATAGGAATATCTTTCAAAAAAGGAACGC encodes:
- a CDS encoding 4Fe-4S binding protein codes for the protein MAHTITDECLSCGACVSECPLEAISEGQGKYEIDADKCSDCGACESACPAEAIKA
- the dapB gene encoding dihydrodipicolinate reductase; its protein translation is MSVKVMVNGLPGNMAKEFAIIAQKRGLEIIPYSLTGPDITEKEIKIGSKDIKLILPNDRKNVIEKIKSEFAPFISVDYTHPSSVNSNAEFYIAHDLPFVMGTTGGDRKKLKEDVDTAKLSCVIAPNMAKQIAALQLMFEKMQSDFPDLYKNYKLSVAESHQKTKADTSGTAKAIVDTFNKMGVAQISYDDIQKIRREEEQINFGVPQNYLLGHAFHTYRLESEDKTVAFEFKHNVCGRNIYAEGTVDATLFLANNLKPLGGGQCFSMTDVLKSGIKNMPD